A genomic segment from Pectinophora gossypiella chromosome 3, ilPecGoss1.1, whole genome shotgun sequence encodes:
- the LOC126380851 gene encoding protein obstructor-E isoform X2 has translation MNSRCLIVLAAALGVAVGQESFKCPDDFGFYPHHISCDKYWKCDNGAAELKTCGNGLAFDATDSKYLTENCDYLHNVECGERTQLEPPISTPHCTRLYGIFPDETKCDVFWNCWNGEASRYQCSPGLAYDREARVCMWADQVPECKNEEVANGFSCPAPGEVSNAGSFSRHAHPEDCRKYYICLEGVAREYGCPIGTVFKIGDADGTGNCEDPEDVPGCEDYYGDVDLKALKKLGF, from the exons ATGAATTCACGGTGTTTAATAGTGCTAGCAGCCGCCCTCGGCGTGG CGGTCGGACAGGAGTCATTCAAATGCCCCGATGACTTCGGCTTCTACCCCCACCACATCTCATGTGACAAGTACTGGAAGTGCGACAACGGCGCTGCCGAGCTCAAGACCTGCGGCAATGGACTCGCCTTCGACGCCACCGACTCTAAATACCTGACTGAAAACTGCGACTACCTCCACAACGTCGAGTGTGGCGAGAGGACACAGCTTG AGCCCCCGATCTCAACCCCCCACTGCACCCGGCTGTACGGCATCTTCCCCGACGAGACCAAATGCGACGTGTTCTGGAACTGCTGGAACGGCGAGGCCTCCCGCTACCAGTGCAGCCCTGGGCTCGCGTACGACCGTGAGGCTCGCGTCTGCATGTGGGCTGACCAGGTCCCCGAGTGCAAAAATGAGG AAGTAGCGAATGGTTTCTCGTGCCCGGCGCCTGGTGAGGTCTCGAACGCTGGCTCCTTCAGCCGTCACGCCCACCCTGAAGACTGCCGCAAGTACTACATCTGCTTGGAGGGTGTAGCTCGCGAGTACGGTTGCCCCATCGGCACTGTCTTCAAGATTGGTGATGCTGACGGCACCGGCAACTGCGAAGACCCCGAAGACGTTCCTGGATG